The Lutibacter sp. Hel_I_33_5 genome has a window encoding:
- a CDS encoding DUF547 domain-containing protein, giving the protein MKKSIAIIFILMLTFNINAQTEKFDSLLKTHVDKDGNVDYKGFKKDEAKLDAYLTCLVETKIDKSWSAAKTKAFWANAYNAYTVKLILKNYPLKSIMKVKKKGKDAWNIPFANVGGKTYTLNNIEHDVLRKNYKDPKIHVAVNCASGSCPQLGNFAFTEENYEAKTEELMKKFINDPKRNKVSEKKAQLSKIFDWYKKDFTTNGSLKEYLNKYSDVITTKKTKVSYLKYDWSLNGK; this is encoded by the coding sequence ATGAAAAAAAGTATCGCAATAATTTTTATTCTTATGTTAACATTTAACATAAATGCGCAAACTGAAAAATTTGATTCATTATTAAAAACGCATGTAGATAAAGATGGTAATGTAGATTATAAAGGCTTCAAAAAAGATGAAGCTAAACTAGACGCTTACTTAACATGTTTAGTAGAAACTAAAATAGACAAATCTTGGTCTGCAGCAAAAACCAAAGCTTTTTGGGCAAATGCATATAATGCATATACTGTTAAATTAATTTTAAAAAATTACCCATTAAAAAGCATCATGAAAGTTAAGAAAAAAGGGAAAGATGCTTGGAATATTCCGTTTGCAAATGTTGGTGGAAAAACATATACCTTAAATAATATTGAACATGATGTTTTAAGAAAGAATTATAAAGATCCAAAAATTCATGTAGCGGTAAATTGTGCTTCAGGATCTTGTCCACAATTAGGAAACTTTGCTTTTACAGAAGAAAACTACGAAGCAAAAACAGAAGAATTAATGAAGAAATTTATTAATGACCCTAAAAGAAATAAAGTCTCTGAAAAGAAAGCTCAACTTTCTAAAATATTTGATTGGTACAAAAAAGACTTTACAACAAATGGTTCTCTAAAAGAATATTTAAATAAATATTCAGATGTTATAACTACCAAAAAAACAAAAGTTAGTTATTTAAAATACGACTGGAGTTTAAACGGAAAGTAA
- a CDS encoding arsenosugar biosynthesis-associated peroxidase-like protein codes for MSKTYYDPADLRKFGKITEWNEELGNKFFDYYGKVFEEGALTAREKSLIALAVSHTEQCPYCIESYTKDGLQRGITKEEMMEAVHVGAAIKSGATLVHGVQMMNKVNKLEM; via the coding sequence ATGTCTAAAACATATTATGACCCGGCTGACTTAAGAAAGTTTGGAAAAATAACAGAATGGAACGAAGAACTTGGTAACAAGTTCTTTGATTATTATGGAAAAGTCTTTGAAGAAGGAGCATTAACTGCTCGTGAAAAATCTTTAATTGCTTTGGCAGTTTCTCATACAGAACAATGTCCATATTGCATAGAATCATACACAAAAGATGGCTTACAACGTGGAATTACCAAAGAAGAAATGATGGAAGCTGTTCATGTTGGAGCTGCTATAAAAAGTGGTGCAACGTTAGTACATGGAGTTCAAATGATGAATAAAGTGAATAAATTAGAAATGTAA